One segment of Candidatus Tanganyikabacteria bacterium DNA contains the following:
- a CDS encoding dicarboxylate/amino acid:cation symporter codes for MALYTRILIGMVLGAGLGVLAQIAAGAPAVSASVSFLNTQVMDPAGKLFIQAIKFVVVPLVVSSLVLGIASLGDIRKIGRVGGKTMLYYAGTLTAAVLIALAVGLTTKPGGGLSPELKQSLLDTFKPALDAKVAAAGQAAAAPKSLGDFLLAMLPANPLAAAVAGDMLPIIVASLLFGLALATLDAGRARPVLAVCEGVYDAMLKIVGVIMEVAPFAVFALLFSVTSRLGWDIFAALLQFTAVCLLAFALQAALVYLPAIRILSGWNIADYIRRTLPVLETAFSTSSSNATLPLSLKAAEEDLGVPREIAGFTIPLGATVNMDGTAIYIVLTGLFVAQIMVPDPLTAGQLGMLGVMAGLAAIGAAGIPGGSIPLMAGVFGSVGIPPAGIALVLGMDRLLDMCRTTLNVYGDLTCATFVARSERRLQSPAMATTPDASAGVTHP; via the coding sequence ATGGCACTCTACACGCGCATCCTGATCGGCATGGTGCTGGGCGCCGGCCTCGGCGTCCTGGCGCAGATCGCCGCGGGTGCGCCCGCGGTGTCGGCCTCCGTCTCGTTCCTGAACACGCAGGTGATGGATCCGGCCGGCAAGCTGTTCATCCAGGCGATCAAGTTCGTGGTCGTGCCGCTGGTGGTCTCGTCGCTGGTGCTGGGGATCGCGTCCCTGGGGGACATCCGCAAGATCGGCCGCGTGGGCGGCAAGACCATGCTCTACTACGCGGGCACGCTCACCGCCGCCGTGTTGATCGCCCTGGCCGTGGGCCTCACGACGAAGCCGGGCGGGGGGCTGTCGCCCGAACTCAAGCAGTCGCTGCTGGACACCTTCAAACCGGCCCTGGATGCCAAGGTGGCCGCCGCCGGCCAGGCCGCCGCGGCCCCGAAGTCCCTGGGCGATTTCCTGCTGGCCATGCTGCCTGCCAATCCGCTGGCGGCGGCGGTCGCGGGCGACATGCTGCCGATCATCGTAGCGAGCCTGCTGTTCGGCCTGGCGCTCGCAACCCTGGACGCCGGGCGCGCCCGCCCGGTCCTGGCGGTCTGCGAGGGCGTCTACGACGCCATGCTCAAGATCGTGGGCGTCATCATGGAGGTCGCCCCGTTTGCCGTGTTCGCCCTGCTCTTCTCGGTCACGTCGCGGCTGGGCTGGGACATCTTCGCGGCCCTTCTCCAGTTCACGGCCGTCTGCCTCCTGGCGTTCGCCCTGCAGGCGGCCCTGGTATACCTGCCCGCCATTCGCATCCTCTCGGGCTGGAACATCGCCGACTACATCCGCCGCACCCTGCCGGTGCTCGAGACGGCCTTCTCGACCAGTTCGTCCAACGCCACGCTGCCGCTGTCGCTCAAGGCGGCCGAGGAGGATCTGGGCGTGCCCAGGGAGATTGCCGGGTTCACGATCCCGCTGGGCGCCACGGTCAACATGGACGGCACGGCCATCTACATCGTGCTGACGGGCCTCTTCGTGGCGCAGATCATGGTCCCCGACCCGCTGACCGCGGGCCAGCTAGGCATGCTCGGCGTCATGGCCGGCCTGGCCGCGATCGGCGCGGCGGGCATCCCGGGCGGCAGCATCCCGCTGATGGCCGGCGTCTTCGGCTCCGTGGGCATCCCGCCGGCGGGCATCGCCCTGGTGCTGGGCATGGACCGCCTGCTCGACATGTGCCGCACGACCCTGAACGTCTACGGCGATCTCACATGCGCCACCTTCGTCGCGAGATCGGAACGCCGGCTGCAATCTCCCGCAATGGCGACGACGCCCGATGCGAGTGCCGGCGTGACCCATCCATGA